A region of Beijerinckia sp. 28-YEA-48 DNA encodes the following proteins:
- a CDS encoding aliphatic sulfonate ABC transporter substrate-binding protein, with the protein MTTLSPTKLSRRLVLSAAALLTLAAPAFAQQLKEIRVDWATYSPLSLVLKEKKLLEKEFAADGIAIRWVFSAGSNKALEFLNAGSLDFGSTAGAAALIGKINGNPIKSIGLYSRPEWTALVTRPDTGITRIADLKGKSVAVTRGTDPHIFLVRALDSAGLTEKDVRLVLLQHPDGKTALIRKDVDAWAGLDPIMAQAEVEDGAKLFYRNAAANTWGVLNTREEFAKQHPGIVRRVNQVYEEARQWALQNKVELTKLLVAETKLSEAVIAKQLERTDLTNAAIDGKVAETIQEAGLALQKAGVIKPDVDVKAAVASLVDTSFAPKGQ; encoded by the coding sequence ATGACCACACTTTCACCGACCAAGCTTTCCCGTCGTCTCGTTTTGTCGGCCGCGGCTCTTTTGACGCTGGCCGCGCCGGCCTTTGCGCAGCAGCTCAAGGAGATTCGTGTCGATTGGGCGACCTACAGCCCGCTCTCCCTGGTGCTGAAAGAAAAGAAACTGCTGGAGAAGGAATTCGCCGCCGATGGCATCGCCATCCGCTGGGTCTTCTCCGCCGGCTCCAATAAGGCGCTTGAATTTCTCAACGCCGGTTCGCTCGATTTTGGTTCGACCGCCGGCGCGGCCGCTCTGATCGGCAAGATCAACGGCAATCCCATCAAGTCGATCGGCCTCTATTCACGGCCCGAATGGACGGCTTTGGTCACCAGGCCCGACACCGGCATCACCAGGATCGCCGACCTCAAGGGCAAGTCGGTCGCGGTGACGCGCGGCACTGATCCGCACATCTTCCTGGTGCGTGCGCTCGACAGCGCCGGGCTGACGGAAAAGGACGTGCGCCTCGTGCTGTTGCAGCATCCCGATGGCAAGACCGCACTCATCCGCAAGGATGTCGATGCGTGGGCGGGTCTCGATCCCATCATGGCTCAAGCGGAAGTCGAAGACGGCGCGAAACTGTTCTATCGCAATGCCGCCGCCAACACCTGGGGTGTGCTCAACACCCGCGAGGAGTTCGCCAAGCAGCACCCCGGCATCGTGCGCCGCGTCAATCAAGTCTATGAGGAAGCGCGCCAGTGGGCGTTGCAGAACAAGGTCGAACTGACCAAGTTGCTCGTGGCCGAGACCAAACTGTCGGAAGCCGTGATCGCCAAACAGCTTGAGCGGACCGATCTCACCAACGCCGCCATTGATGGCAAGGTCGCCGAGACGATCCAGGAAGCGGGCCTCGCGTTGCAGAAGGCCGGCGTCATCAAGCCCGATGTCGATGTGAAGGCCGCTGTCGCCTCCCTGGTCGACACCAGCTTTGCGCCGAAGGGACAATAG
- a CDS encoding bifunctional helix-turn-helix domain-containing protein/methylated-DNA--[protein]-cysteine S-methyltransferase, with the protein MTLQRDLPIAARPIDLRAPGSVQIEPESNDYNRVRAAIEYLTLHWKAQPSVEDIAGHLGMSASHFAHLFKRWAGLTPMAFLQALTIDHARRLLLDQASVLDTAYEVGLSGPGRLHDLFVTHEAMSPGEYKSRGEGLVLTFGFHTSPFGEALAVFTPRGLAGLGWVDQKAGPGTAGTDGKPSGGREGALADMQRRWPNATYVRDDAAAAAYVRRAFDPTEWRADRPLRVVLIGTDFEVRVWETLLRIPLGRATTYGSIARHLEKPKAARAVGAAVGRNPISFVVPCHRVLGSSGALTGYHWGLARKRAIIGWEAGQAGSIV; encoded by the coding sequence ATGACCCTGCAACGCGATCTCCCGATTGCGGCCCGCCCGATCGATCTACGCGCCCCTGGCAGCGTGCAGATCGAGCCGGAGTCCAATGATTACAACCGCGTGCGCGCCGCTATCGAATATCTGACCCTGCATTGGAAGGCGCAGCCCTCGGTCGAGGATATTGCCGGCCATCTCGGCATGTCGGCCTCGCATTTCGCCCATCTGTTCAAGCGTTGGGCCGGTCTGACGCCGATGGCCTTCCTGCAGGCGCTGACCATCGATCATGCGCGCCGGCTGCTGCTCGATCAGGCCTCGGTGCTCGACACGGCTTACGAGGTTGGCCTGTCCGGTCCCGGCCGCCTGCACGATCTGTTCGTCACCCACGAGGCGATGTCGCCTGGCGAATACAAATCCCGTGGCGAGGGGCTGGTGCTGACCTTTGGCTTCCACACCTCGCCGTTTGGCGAGGCCCTGGCCGTGTTCACCCCGCGTGGTCTGGCGGGTCTGGGCTGGGTCGACCAGAAAGCGGGGCCCGGCACGGCCGGGACCGACGGCAAGCCGTCGGGCGGCCGCGAGGGCGCACTCGCCGACATGCAGCGCCGCTGGCCCAATGCCACCTATGTGCGTGACGATGCGGCGGCCGCCGCTTATGTCCGCCGCGCCTTCGATCCCACTGAATGGCGGGCCGACCGGCCGCTGCGGGTGGTCTTGATCGGCACGGATTTCGAAGTGCGGGTGTGGGAAACCCTCCTGCGCATCCCACTCGGTCGGGCCACCACCTATGGCTCGATCGCCCGTCATCTCGAGAAGCCGAAGGCGGCGCGGGCGGTCGGTGCGGCGGTCGGGCGCAATCCGATCTCCTTCGTCGTGCCTTGCCACCGTGTCCTCGGCTCGAGCGGGGCGCTCACCGGTTATCATTGGGGCCTGGCGCGCAAGCGGGCGATCATCGGCTGGGAAGCCGGCCAGGCGGGCTCCATCGTATAA
- a CDS encoding ABC transporter ATP-binding protein has translation MLTLDRLSKIYANGTQALSDVTMGVAPGEIVALVGGSGCGKTTLLRLASGLEQASGGRVAVDGDIIVAPHPDVGIVFQEPRLLPWLTVAQNIAFGIEHLPKAQRDARVDEALLRVGLAGYGPRWPRELSGGQAQRVAIVRALVARPKVLLMDEPFSALDALTRASLQDHLLALWEAHRPTLLLVTHDVEEAAALADRAIVMQPRPGRVFKDIAINPPRPRDRLSHDFAEAKRAILAALDGSLASLHATPTHMPAPSGASW, from the coding sequence ATGCTCACCCTCGATCGCCTCTCCAAAATCTACGCCAACGGCACGCAGGCTTTGTCCGATGTCACCATGGGCGTTGCGCCCGGCGAGATCGTCGCTTTGGTCGGCGGCTCTGGCTGCGGCAAGACCACATTGCTACGCTTGGCAAGCGGTCTCGAACAGGCGAGCGGCGGTCGTGTCGCCGTCGATGGCGATATCATCGTCGCGCCGCATCCCGATGTTGGCATCGTCTTTCAAGAGCCGCGGCTGCTGCCTTGGCTGACCGTGGCGCAGAACATCGCCTTCGGCATCGAACATCTACCCAAGGCACAACGCGATGCGCGCGTTGATGAAGCGCTGCTGCGCGTCGGCCTAGCCGGCTATGGCCCGCGCTGGCCGCGCGAACTGTCCGGCGGCCAGGCCCAGCGCGTTGCTATCGTGCGTGCGCTGGTAGCGCGTCCGAAAGTGCTACTCATGGACGAGCCCTTCTCGGCGCTCGATGCGCTGACGCGTGCGTCCCTACAAGATCATCTGCTGGCCTTGTGGGAAGCGCATCGGCCGACCCTGCTGCTCGTCACCCACGACGTCGAAGAGGCGGCCGCCCTGGCCGATCGCGCCATCGTCATGCAGCCGCGTCCTGGCCGGGTGTTCAAAGATATCGCCATCAACCCGCCGCGCCCGCGCGATCGTCTGTCGCACGATTTTGCCGAGGCCAAGCGCGCCATTCTGGCCGCGCTTGACGGCTCACTCGCAAGTCTTCATGCCACACCAACGCATATGCCCGCACCGTCGGGTGCATCCTGGTAA
- a CDS encoding DUF2244 domain-containing protein, whose amino-acid sequence MTAIHASDTQIFARRTVPHRSLDRRGFHRLLMVFAVFSFCVTLPFVIMGAWPVAGFMGVDVLIFYLAFRANFRAARAYEDVTVTPVLLHIERVSHRGQRLEWRLNPLWVRLERQEDEDFGLERIALVTRGRRIEVAIWLGPEARQQYADELARALAEAKRGPRYN is encoded by the coding sequence GTGACCGCGATCCATGCCAGCGACACACAGATTTTCGCACGCCGCACCGTACCGCATCGTTCGCTCGATCGGCGCGGCTTCCACCGCTTGCTGATGGTCTTCGCAGTGTTTTCCTTCTGCGTCACCCTGCCGTTCGTCATCATGGGCGCCTGGCCGGTCGCTGGCTTCATGGGCGTCGATGTCCTGATCTTCTATCTGGCCTTCCGCGCCAATTTCCGTGCCGCCCGCGCCTATGAGGATGTCACCGTCACGCCGGTGCTCCTGCATATCGAGCGGGTCAGCCATCGCGGCCAGCGCCTTGAATGGCGGCTCAATCCGCTGTGGGTGCGGCTGGAACGGCAGGAAGACGAGGATTTTGGTCTCGAACGCATCGCCTTGGTGACGCGCGGCCGGCGCATCGAGGTCGCCATCTGGCTCGGGCCGGAGGCGCGCCAGCAATATGCCGACGAATTGGCGCGCGCCCTGGCGGAGGCCAAGCGCGGGCCGCGCTACAATTGA
- a CDS encoding DUF5996 family protein, translating to MSLAANAEHWPELPYAAWKSSCETLHLWSQVIGKIRLAYTPWQNHSWHVPLYVTARGLTTSPIPGPREFQIDFDFIDHLLWVRTSDGHSRQIMLAPKSVAEFYEEVEVAFSELGLAMDIRTMPCELADCIPFDQDRIHAAYDRDYAHRFWRILLSTQEVLARFRTSFIGKVSPVHFFWGSFDLAVTRFSGRKAPPHPGGVPYLSDAVTREAYSHEVSSAGFWPGGGPIDYPAFYSYAYPAPAGFGAASVEPREAFFSKDLGEFILPYDAVRTAGDPQAALMAFLRSTYDAAADLGKWDRAALECSLGRPGHPRAL from the coding sequence ATGTCGCTTGCCGCCAATGCAGAACACTGGCCCGAGCTACCCTATGCCGCCTGGAAGAGCAGTTGCGAAACGCTGCATTTGTGGAGCCAGGTCATCGGCAAGATCCGCCTGGCGTATACGCCATGGCAGAACCACTCCTGGCATGTGCCGCTTTATGTGACGGCGCGCGGTTTGACGACGTCGCCCATTCCTGGTCCGCGCGAATTTCAGATCGACTTCGATTTCATCGATCATCTACTATGGGTGCGCACGAGCGACGGCCATAGCCGTCAGATCATGCTGGCGCCAAAATCGGTCGCGGAATTTTACGAAGAGGTCGAGGTCGCCTTCTCCGAGCTCGGGCTCGCCATGGATATTCGCACCATGCCGTGCGAGTTGGCCGATTGCATTCCCTTCGATCAGGATCGCATTCACGCCGCCTACGATCGCGATTATGCGCATCGCTTCTGGCGCATCTTGTTGTCGACGCAGGAGGTACTTGCCCGTTTCCGCACCAGCTTCATCGGCAAGGTCAGCCCGGTGCATTTCTTTTGGGGTAGTTTCGACCTGGCGGTGACGCGCTTCTCTGGCCGGAAGGCGCCGCCGCATCCTGGTGGCGTGCCCTATCTGTCCGACGCGGTCACACGCGAAGCCTATTCGCATGAAGTGTCGAGTGCTGGCTTTTGGCCGGGCGGCGGTCCTATCGATTATCCGGCTTTCTATTCCTATGCCTATCCGGCGCCCGCGGGCTTTGGCGCGGCTTCCGTGGAACCACGCGAGGCCTTCTTCTCGAAAGACCTCGGCGAGTTCATCCTACCCTATGACGCAGTGCGCACCGCCGGCGATCCGCAGGCCGCGCTCATGGCGTTCCTGCGCAGCACCTATGATGCAGCGGCTGATCTCGGCAAATGGGATCGCGCGGCCTTGGAGTGCAGTCTCGGCCGTCCCGGTCATCCGCGCGCCTTGTAG
- a CDS encoding OsmC family protein, with protein sequence MDSASLRAMQAPYKDRYKDAPDTALITLKAQGSIDESKIACKVETGRALAVVGLHPATGGSGAELCSGDMLLEALVACAGVTLKAVATALEIPLKAGVVKAEGDLDFRGTLGVAKDAPVGFREIRLSFDLDTDAPQDKIDALIKLTERYCVIFQTLSKPPKLTLNVARA encoded by the coding sequence ATGGATTCCGCCTCGCTCCGCGCCATGCAGGCGCCCTACAAAGACAGGTATAAGGACGCGCCCGACACAGCTTTGATCACGCTGAAGGCGCAAGGCTCGATCGATGAATCGAAGATCGCGTGTAAGGTCGAGACCGGCCGCGCCTTAGCGGTCGTTGGCCTGCATCCGGCCACCGGCGGCTCCGGCGCTGAACTGTGTTCAGGCGACATGCTGCTCGAGGCGCTCGTCGCCTGCGCCGGCGTCACCTTGAAGGCGGTCGCCACCGCGCTGGAGATCCCTCTGAAGGCTGGCGTGGTTAAGGCCGAAGGCGATCTCGATTTTCGCGGCACGCTCGGCGTTGCCAAGGATGCGCCAGTTGGTTTCCGTGAGATCAGACTGTCGTTCGATCTCGACACCGATGCACCGCAAGACAAGATCGACGCCCTGATCAAGCTCACCGAGCGCTATTGCGTCATCTTCCAGACCCTGAGCAAGCCGCCGAAACTGACGCTCAACGTCGCGCGCGCCTGA
- a CDS encoding carbohydrate porin has product MMTCQPVQPLRPSVQSASRHRRIGAGISLLLAITPVSVAHAADIEVKPVKKAAPAPARWNGFYIGGHFGYGGGSLGKNVNAIPNQAVIGPPTVTGLVGGLQAGYNFQLPSNWVAGVEADVTFPSPSDVPRTKPTLFNTTLDAMGTLRGRLGYAFGPFLPYVTGGLAYGRSKLDILTPGGDLISANHLWHVGWTAGAGIEMALNGPWSARLEYSYTDLGPRTYRIGGVAFPTVRPQVQTVKFGLNYQFGDGSTPPTEVSPDWNVHGQTTFIMQAYPRIRSAYAGQNSLPAVGQGRETWTASAFLGLRLWNGGEFYFNPELAQGFGLNSTLGIAGFPNGEAQKGGAVYAKIRPQRYYLRQTFGLGGEQEEVEDGPLQLAGKRDIDRITVIVGRFAVGDFFDGNSYAKDPRADFMNWAMWSSGAYDFPADLPGMTRGAVVELNRKDWAVRAGFFQVPQGPNSDDLIFKGGAGGVVEFEGRYSLYDKPGKLRLGTFLTRGRTADYNQAIDIAALNPAFNINDVAANTRRNRDKYGVYANLEQAITDDVGFFARASWNDGRSEILSFTDIDRSVSAGFSIKGASWGRPNDTIGIGGAINGLSKAHQNFLAAGGYGLLIGDGRLNYGTEKILETFYSVKVNKWATVTFDYQFISNPAYNTARGPASVFSMRAHAEF; this is encoded by the coding sequence ATGATGACTTGCCAGCCTGTTCAGCCTCTCCGTCCCTCTGTCCAGAGCGCGTCCCGCCATCGCCGCATCGGCGCAGGCATTTCTCTGCTGCTCGCCATCACGCCTGTATCCGTAGCTCATGCGGCGGATATCGAGGTAAAGCCTGTGAAAAAGGCGGCGCCCGCACCCGCGCGCTGGAATGGATTCTATATCGGCGGCCACTTCGGCTATGGCGGCGGCAGCCTAGGCAAGAACGTCAACGCCATTCCCAACCAGGCCGTCATCGGACCACCGACCGTCACCGGCTTAGTCGGCGGTTTGCAGGCCGGCTACAACTTTCAGCTTCCCAGCAATTGGGTTGCCGGCGTGGAAGCCGACGTGACCTTCCCGAGCCCGTCGGACGTACCGCGCACCAAGCCGACCTTGTTCAATACGACGCTCGACGCGATGGGCACGCTGCGTGGCCGCCTCGGCTATGCCTTCGGCCCGTTCCTGCCCTATGTGACGGGCGGATTGGCTTATGGCCGCTCCAAGCTTGATATCCTCACGCCCGGCGGCGATCTGATCTCCGCCAATCATCTCTGGCATGTCGGCTGGACGGCCGGCGCCGGCATCGAAATGGCGCTCAACGGCCCGTGGAGCGCAAGGCTCGAATATAGCTATACGGATCTTGGACCCCGCACCTATCGCATTGGCGGCGTGGCGTTCCCGACCGTCCGGCCGCAAGTGCAGACGGTGAAGTTCGGCCTCAACTATCAATTCGGTGACGGCAGCACGCCGCCAACCGAAGTCTCGCCAGACTGGAATGTCCACGGCCAGACCACGTTCATCATGCAAGCCTATCCGCGCATCCGTTCGGCTTACGCAGGCCAGAACAGCCTTCCCGCCGTGGGTCAAGGCCGCGAGACCTGGACCGCCAGCGCCTTTCTCGGCCTGCGTTTGTGGAACGGTGGCGAATTCTATTTCAATCCGGAACTCGCCCAGGGGTTTGGTTTGAACTCCACCCTCGGCATCGCCGGCTTCCCCAATGGCGAAGCGCAGAAGGGCGGCGCTGTCTATGCGAAGATTCGTCCGCAGCGCTATTACCTGCGCCAGACCTTCGGCCTTGGTGGCGAACAGGAAGAGGTCGAAGATGGCCCGCTGCAACTGGCCGGCAAGCGCGACATCGATCGCATCACCGTCATCGTCGGTCGTTTCGCCGTCGGCGATTTCTTCGACGGCAACAGCTATGCCAAGGACCCACGCGCCGACTTCATGAACTGGGCGATGTGGTCATCGGGCGCATACGATTTCCCCGCCGATTTGCCCGGCATGACCCGAGGCGCGGTGGTCGAGTTGAATCGCAAGGACTGGGCCGTGCGCGCCGGGTTCTTTCAAGTGCCGCAAGGACCCAATAGCGACGACCTCATCTTCAAGGGCGGCGCTGGCGGCGTCGTCGAATTCGAGGGGCGCTACAGCCTGTACGATAAGCCCGGCAAGCTGCGCCTCGGCACCTTCCTGACGCGCGGGCGCACGGCCGACTACAATCAGGCCATCGATATCGCGGCGCTCAATCCGGCGTTCAACATCAACGATGTCGCGGCGAACACACGCCGCAACCGCGACAAATACGGCGTCTATGCCAATCTCGAACAGGCGATCACCGATGACGTCGGCTTCTTCGCCCGCGCCAGCTGGAACGACGGACGCTCGGAAATCCTGTCCTTCACCGACATCGACCGCAGCGTCTCAGCCGGCTTCTCGATCAAGGGCGCCTCCTGGGGGCGCCCCAATGACACGATCGGCATCGGCGGCGCCATCAATGGCCTATCAAAGGCGCATCAGAACTTCCTCGCCGCCGGCGGCTATGGCCTGTTGATCGGCGATGGCCGTCTCAACTACGGCACCGAGAAGATTCTTGAGACCTTCTATTCGGTGAAGGTGAACAAGTGGGCGACCGTGACGTTCGACTATCAGTTCATCTCGAACCCCGCTTACAACACGGCACGCGGACCCGCTTCCGTGTTTTCGATGCGCGCCCACGCGGAGTTTTAA
- a CDS encoding ABC transporter permease, which yields MERTLVPSPRWLFGLVLPVGAAVLYEIAARFGIFEARLLPPPSRVFSALWELAASGELAIHVTATLLRVALGFGLGAAAGTLLGALTGSSATIRRFLDPTLQALRAIPSLAWVPLFILWLGIFESSKIALIALGVFFPVYLGVMGAIANVDRKIVEVGRAFRLSRWQLARRILLPAILPDYIVALRSGLGLGFMFVVAAEIMGASEGLGYLLVDGQQLGKPAQILAAILCFAVLGKVLDWLLVLAAKPLLTWQDSFARTV from the coding sequence GTGGAACGCACATTGGTGCCGAGCCCGCGCTGGCTGTTTGGTCTCGTTCTCCCTGTCGGCGCGGCGGTTCTCTATGAGATCGCCGCGCGTTTCGGCATTTTCGAAGCACGTCTGCTACCACCGCCGAGCCGCGTCTTCTCCGCGCTCTGGGAATTGGCGGCGAGCGGCGAACTCGCCATTCATGTCACCGCCACTTTGCTGCGCGTCGCGCTTGGATTCGGCCTTGGCGCGGCGGCGGGAACCCTGCTGGGCGCTCTGACCGGTTCGTCCGCTACCATCAGGCGTTTTCTCGATCCGACCTTGCAGGCGCTGCGCGCCATTCCTTCGCTCGCCTGGGTGCCGTTGTTCATTCTGTGGCTCGGCATTTTCGAGAGTTCCAAGATCGCGCTGATCGCGCTCGGCGTGTTCTTTCCGGTCTATCTCGGCGTCATGGGCGCCATCGCCAACGTCGATCGCAAGATCGTCGAGGTCGGCCGTGCCTTTCGTCTGTCGCGCTGGCAATTGGCGCGCCGCATTCTGCTGCCAGCCATCCTGCCTGACTATATCGTGGCGCTGCGTTCAGGCCTCGGCCTGGGCTTTATGTTCGTGGTTGCTGCCGAGATCATGGGCGCGTCCGAAGGGCTCGGCTATCTGCTCGTCGATGGCCAGCAGCTCGGTAAGCCAGCACAGATTCTAGCCGCCATTCTCTGCTTCGCCGTGCTCGGCAAAGTGCTCGATTGGTTGCTCGTGTTAGCGGCGAAACCACTGCTGACCTGGCAGGATTCCTTCGCGAGGACGGTGTAA